A region from the Mesorhizobium sp. J8 genome encodes:
- a CDS encoding flagellin produces MASIMTNAAALTALQSLNATNKSLEQTQARISTGYRVSEASDNAAYWSIATTMRSDNSALSTVQDALGLGASKVDTAYTGMNNVLSTIGQIKTKLLSAVGQSDANKAKTQTEITALQAQMKSFADAATFSGSNYLSVTSTQVATNNDGVQPDAKIVSSFNRSSSGAISLGTIDINVESTKLFDSGLSTAVKNQGILDRQTSIYATAADQSAYDAAYAASIAAGGTDIAANTAGQAAVTGTPVKIDNVSAFNLDITATGVTDDIITQMVTKIDNVMSQLTDAATVLGAAKSSIDLQKTFTQSLMDSIDRGVGQLVDADMNKESTRLQALQVQQQLGIQSLSIANSSSQSILQLFKNG; encoded by the coding sequence TTGGCAAGCATCATGACGAACGCTGCGGCGTTGACTGCACTTCAAAGTCTCAACGCCACCAACAAATCGCTCGAGCAGACGCAGGCCCGGATTTCGACCGGCTACCGGGTCTCGGAGGCCTCCGACAACGCCGCCTATTGGTCGATCGCCACCACGATGCGCTCAGACAACTCGGCGCTGTCGACGGTGCAGGACGCGCTCGGCCTCGGCGCCTCGAAGGTCGACACCGCCTATACCGGCATGAACAACGTCCTTTCGACGATCGGCCAGATCAAGACCAAGCTACTGTCGGCGGTGGGCCAGTCGGATGCCAACAAGGCCAAGACGCAGACCGAAATTACCGCGCTGCAGGCGCAGATGAAATCCTTCGCCGACGCGGCCACCTTCTCTGGCTCGAATTATCTTTCGGTCACGTCCACGCAAGTCGCAACCAACAATGACGGCGTCCAGCCGGACGCCAAGATCGTCTCCTCGTTCAACCGCTCTTCGTCGGGCGCCATCTCGCTCGGAACCATCGACATCAACGTCGAGAGCACCAAGCTGTTCGATTCCGGTCTCTCCACCGCCGTCAAGAACCAGGGCATTCTCGATCGCCAGACGTCGATCTATGCCACCGCCGCGGACCAGTCGGCATACGACGCCGCCTACGCGGCCTCGATCGCCGCCGGCGGCACCGACATCGCCGCCAACACCGCCGGCCAAGCCGCGGTGACGGGCACGCCGGTCAAGATCGACAACGTCTCCGCCTTCAATCTCGACATCACGGCGACGGGCGTGACCGACGACATCATCACGCAGATGGTCACCAAGATCGACAACGTCATGAGCCAGCTTACGGACGCCGCCACCGTGCTCGGCGCCGCCAAGAGCTCGATCGACCTGCAGAAGACCTTCACGCAGAGCCTGATGGACTCCATCGATCGCGGCGTCGGCCAGCTCGTCGATGCCGACATGAACAAGGAATCCACCCGCCTGCAGGCTCTCCAGGTCCAGCAGCAGCTCGGCATCCAGTCCCTGTCGATCGCCAACAGCTCCTCGCAGTCGATCCTGCAGCTGTTCAAGAACGGCTAA
- the fliF gene encoding flagellar basal-body MS-ring/collar protein FliF has product MPEQIQGIIANLKSFGVRRLALMGGIAALVMAVIGIASVYLNRPAYETLYVGLERSDVNQIGLVLADAGIGFDVGSDGTSVLVPAGTTAQARMLLAEKGLPTSANAGYELFDNVGSLGLTSFMQQITRVRALEGEIARTIQSISGVKAARVHIVMSERANFRRDEQQPSASVVIRYAGNDAEKSAMSIRHLVAAAVPGLSADKVTVLDSNGNLLAAGDDPSNTSAARTLGVEQTVEAQIGDNIRRALTPYLGPDNFRASVKADVNTDSRQTEETIFDPNSRVERSVQSVKTNEASNQKQASTPTSVEQNLPETQTTTTEGPQSSSQNDRKEEITNYEINSKKIATVSNGYTVNKMSIAVVVNQDRLKTILGKDATPEQIAKRVADIQKMVASATGFDDKRGDVIDVSAVEFINGLDGEPIEQPGILASIGTYTGTLINAAAFIVVVFLVAFFGLKPMAAALTASAKPAAIAGPSFDDVQRSLPTPDAPVAAITAEAPAGAQSGARAGATPLDDLRQKIRPAPQERLARMVDLNEERTAQILRKWAAAPEAVG; this is encoded by the coding sequence GTGCCGGAACAGATCCAGGGCATCATCGCGAATTTGAAGAGCTTCGGCGTGAGACGCCTGGCGCTCATGGGCGGCATCGCGGCCCTGGTCATGGCCGTCATCGGCATCGCGTCCGTCTATCTCAACCGTCCGGCCTATGAGACGCTCTATGTCGGCCTCGAGCGTTCCGACGTCAACCAGATCGGCCTGGTGCTGGCCGATGCCGGCATCGGTTTCGATGTCGGCTCCGACGGCACCTCCGTGCTGGTGCCGGCCGGAACCACCGCGCAGGCCCGCATGCTGCTTGCCGAGAAGGGCCTGCCGACCAGCGCCAATGCCGGCTATGAGCTGTTCGACAATGTCGGCTCGCTCGGCCTCACCTCCTTCATGCAGCAGATCACCCGCGTGCGTGCGCTGGAAGGCGAGATCGCGCGCACCATCCAGTCAATCTCCGGCGTCAAGGCGGCGCGCGTCCACATCGTCATGTCCGAGCGCGCCAATTTTCGCCGCGACGAGCAACAGCCCTCCGCCTCGGTGGTCATCCGCTATGCCGGCAACGATGCCGAAAAGAGCGCCATGTCGATCCGCCACCTCGTCGCCGCGGCTGTTCCGGGCCTGTCGGCCGACAAAGTCACGGTGCTCGATTCCAACGGCAATCTTTTGGCCGCCGGCGACGACCCGTCCAACACCAGCGCGGCGCGCACCCTCGGCGTCGAGCAGACGGTCGAGGCGCAGATCGGCGACAACATCCGCCGCGCGCTCACTCCCTATCTCGGCCCGGACAATTTCCGCGCCAGCGTCAAGGCCGACGTCAACACCGACAGCCGCCAGACCGAGGAGACAATCTTCGATCCGAACTCGCGCGTCGAGCGTTCGGTGCAGTCGGTGAAGACCAATGAGGCGAGCAACCAGAAGCAGGCCTCGACCCCGACCAGCGTCGAGCAGAACCTGCCCGAGACGCAGACCACCACCACCGAGGGACCGCAATCCTCCTCGCAGAACGACCGCAAGGAAGAGATCACCAACTACGAGATCAACTCGAAGAAGATCGCGACCGTTTCGAACGGCTACACGGTCAACAAGATGTCGATCGCGGTCGTCGTCAACCAGGATCGTCTGAAGACCATCCTTGGCAAGGACGCCACCCCGGAGCAGATCGCCAAGCGCGTCGCCGATATCCAGAAGATGGTCGCCTCGGCGACCGGCTTCGACGACAAGCGCGGCGACGTCATCGACGTGTCGGCGGTCGAGTTCATCAACGGCCTCGACGGCGAGCCGATCGAACAGCCGGGTATCCTGGCCTCGATCGGCACCTATACCGGCACGCTGATCAATGCCGCTGCCTTCATTGTCGTCGTCTTCCTGGTGGCCTTCTTCGGCCTGAAGCCGATGGCCGCCGCGCTGACGGCGTCGGCGAAGCCCGCGGCCATTGCCGGACCGAGCTTCGACGACGTGCAGCGTTCGTTGCCGACGCCCGACGCGCCAGTCGCCGCGATCACCGCCGAGGCTCCGGCCGGCGCCCAGTCTGGCGCGCGCGCCGGCGCAACCCCGCTCGACGACCTGCGTCAGAAGATCCGGCCGGCGCCGCAGGAGCGGCTTGCCCGCATGGTCGACCTCAACGAGGAGCGCACCGCGCAGATCCTGCGCAAATGGGCGGCAGCCCCGGAAGCCGTGGGTTAG